Proteins encoded by one window of uncultured Ilyobacter sp.:
- a CDS encoding glutamine synthetase III, giving the protein MENNDYKVRPLTEVYGTNCFNGATLKQRVPKSIFKEFKKVQSGEKDLTLNVAEVIANAMKDWALEKGATHFTHWFQPLTGITAEKHDSFVNPGPDGTVILEFSGKELIKGEPDASSFPSGGLRATFEARGYTAWDTTSPAFLREDQTGITLYIPTAFVSYKGHALDKKVPLLRSMAAVEKQSLRVLKALGDTKTEKTYTTLGVEQEYFLVEKEFYEKRLDLMHTGRTLLGAGSAKEQELTGHYFGTIKERVATFMQDLDLELWKIGVSSKTKHNEVAPNQFEVASVFSTANVATDSNQLTMDIIQKVAVRHGLVALLHEKPFAGVNGSGKHNNWSLATESANLLEPGDNPKDNAQFLVFLSSVVEAVDRYAPLLRLSAASANNDHRLGGHEAPPAIISIFLGDALSNILETIAGGTPESEAKASKLEIGVDSLPKLPKDLTDRNRTSPFAFTGNKFEFRMVGSSASTSGPNVILNTIVAEVLSEYADILEKSEDKNEAIKQIITKAYTEHGKVVFNGNGYGEEWIAEAEKRGLPNLKATSDVLKYNLAPETIEVFEKHMVLSAEELESRHNIYSEIYVNQIELEAKVITKMSETEVIPAANKYMKEIAETINSSKEFLPESLLKSQKDLVVSVAENVDKLVKETKVLETIISNKPEELDAEVQYARKEILPVMDKIRAAADTLETLCSKEVWPMPTYEELLYKL; this is encoded by the coding sequence ATGGAAAATAATGACTACAAAGTGCGGCCTTTGACTGAAGTTTATGGAACAAACTGTTTTAATGGGGCTACATTAAAGCAAAGAGTTCCTAAAAGTATTTTTAAAGAGTTTAAAAAAGTACAAAGTGGAGAAAAAGATCTTACGTTAAATGTTGCAGAAGTTATCGCAAATGCCATGAAAGATTGGGCACTAGAGAAGGGAGCGACTCACTTTACTCACTGGTTCCAGCCGCTTACAGGAATTACAGCAGAAAAGCATGACTCTTTTGTTAATCCAGGTCCAGACGGGACGGTAATATTGGAGTTTTCTGGAAAAGAGCTTATAAAAGGAGAACCTGATGCATCTTCATTCCCAAGTGGAGGACTAAGAGCTACTTTTGAAGCTAGAGGTTATACTGCATGGGATACTACATCACCAGCCTTCTTGAGAGAGGATCAGACTGGTATAACTCTTTATATACCTACAGCTTTTGTTTCATACAAGGGACACGCTTTAGATAAAAAAGTACCACTTTTAAGATCTATGGCAGCTGTTGAAAAACAATCTTTAAGAGTTTTAAAAGCTCTTGGAGATACCAAAACTGAGAAAACATATACAACTTTAGGAGTAGAGCAAGAGTATTTCTTAGTAGAGAAAGAATTCTATGAAAAAAGATTGGACCTTATGCATACTGGTAGAACTCTACTAGGTGCTGGTTCTGCAAAAGAGCAGGAACTTACAGGTCACTACTTTGGTACTATAAAAGAAAGAGTAGCTACATTCATGCAGGATCTAGACCTTGAACTATGGAAAATTGGAGTTTCATCTAAGACAAAGCATAATGAAGTTGCACCAAATCAATTTGAGGTAGCATCTGTATTCTCTACAGCAAACGTAGCAACTGACAGTAATCAGCTTACTATGGATATTATCCAAAAGGTAGCAGTTAGACATGGATTGGTAGCTCTTTTACATGAAAAACCTTTTGCAGGAGTAAATGGTTCTGGAAAACATAATAACTGGTCTCTAGCAACTGAAAGTGCAAACTTACTTGAGCCAGGAGATAACCCTAAAGATAACGCTCAGTTCCTTGTATTCTTGAGTTCAGTAGTAGAGGCTGTGGACAGATACGCACCACTTCTAAGACTTTCTGCTGCAAGTGCAAATAATGACCACAGACTAGGAGGACATGAAGCACCTCCAGCAATAATCTCCATTTTCTTAGGTGATGCTCTGTCAAATATTCTAGAGACTATAGCAGGTGGAACCCCAGAAAGCGAAGCTAAAGCTTCAAAGTTAGAAATAGGAGTAGATTCACTTCCAAAATTACCAAAAGACCTTACAGACAGAAACAGAACTTCTCCATTTGCCTTTACAGGAAATAAATTTGAATTTAGAATGGTTGGATCTTCTGCATCTACTTCAGGTCCAAATGTAATCCTAAATACAATTGTTGCAGAAGTACTTTCAGAATATGCTGATATTCTTGAAAAATCAGAAGATAAAAACGAAGCTATAAAGCAAATCATTACAAAAGCATACACTGAGCATGGAAAAGTTGTATTCAACGGAAATGGTTATGGAGAAGAGTGGATAGCAGAGGCTGAAAAGAGAGGTCTTCCAAACTTAAAAGCTACAAGTGACGTATTAAAATATAACTTAGCTCCAGAAACTATAGAAGTATTTGAAAAGCACATGGTTCTATCGGCAGAAGAGTTAGAGTCAAGACACAACATTTACAGTGAAATTTACGTAAATCAAATAGAACTTGAAGCCAAGGTAATCACAAAAATGTCTGAGACAGAAGTTATTCCTGCTGCTAATAAGTACATGAAAGAAATAGCAGAGACGATAAACAGCAGTAAAGAGTTTTTACCTGAAAGCTTGTTGAAAAGTCAAAAAGATCTTGTTGTTTCAGTAGCTGAAAATGTTGATAAGCTTGTAAAAGAGACAAAAGTCTTAGAGACAATAATTTCTAATAAACCAGAAGAATTAGATGCTGAAGTTCAGTATGCAAGAAAAGAGATATTACCAGTTATGGATAAAATAAGAGCTGCGGCAGATACTTTGGAAACTTTATGTTCTAAAGAAGTATGGCCTATGCCAACTTATGAAGAGTTGCTTTATAAGTTGTAA
- a CDS encoding mechanosensitive ion channel domain-containing protein: MKNMKLFITSNFADLFMKLLGAVVIFLIGKFIINKIMALVHKAMYKRKTDPMVHSFAVSFLRSLSYVILLIITASIVGIQMTSLVAILGAATFAVGLALQGSLSNFAGGVLILIFKPFEIGHYIEAAGYSGTVEGIQIFYTVLNTPDNKRIIIPNGELSNNSLINYSKNDKRRVDINFGISYGDDFKKAISFLNDIAQSHEKVLKDEPITIRVKELGDSSVNITYRVWCKTADYWTVYFDSIEKAKEVFDREKIEIPFPQMDVHFNPKDVQN, from the coding sequence ATGAAAAATATGAAACTTTTTATTACAAGTAACTTTGCTGATCTTTTCATGAAGTTGCTAGGGGCGGTAGTTATTTTTCTAATAGGTAAATTTATTATCAACAAAATTATGGCACTGGTTCATAAGGCAATGTATAAGAGGAAGACTGATCCCATGGTACATTCCTTTGCAGTATCATTCTTAAGATCACTATCTTATGTTATTCTGCTAATAATTACAGCCTCTATAGTGGGAATCCAGATGACCTCGCTTGTAGCAATTTTAGGTGCGGCCACTTTTGCAGTAGGTCTAGCCCTACAGGGGAGTTTATCAAATTTTGCCGGGGGGGTGCTTATCCTTATTTTTAAGCCATTTGAAATAGGTCACTATATAGAAGCAGCGGGATATTCAGGAACTGTTGAAGGGATACAGATATTTTATACAGTTTTGAATACTCCAGACAACAAAAGAATCATAATTCCCAATGGAGAACTTTCCAATAACTCATTGATTAATTATTCTAAAAATGATAAAAGAAGAGTAGATATTAATTTTGGAATTTCCTATGGAGATGATTTTAAAAAAGCTATTTCATTTTTAAATGATATAGCCCAGTCGCACGAAAAAGTTCTAAAAGATGAGCCTATTACTATAAGGGTAAAAGAACTAGGGGATTCTTCAGTAAATATAACCTACAGAGTATGGTGTAAGACTGCAGACTACTGGACAGTATATTTTGATTCGATTGAAAAGGCTAAAGAAGTTTTTGATAGGGAAAAAATAGAAATACCATTTCCTCAAATGGATGTACATTTTAACCCTAAAGACGTACAAAATTAA
- a CDS encoding DNA-binding domain-containing protein: MYRALINDEDGIQQIDAVKKHIGRVVTKAFKSMASLGVEDSMNPLFEDYASQLFDFTEMRKEMKNITGESKQPGKIHVKQFIESSLVLIED, encoded by the coding sequence ATGTATAGGGCATTAATAAATGATGAAGATGGAATTCAACAGATAGATGCAGTAAAAAAACATATTGGAAGGGTTGTCACAAAGGCGTTTAAATCTATGGCTTCTTTGGGGGTAGAAGACTCTATGAATCCTCTCTTTGAAGATTATGCCAGCCAATTGTTTGATTTTACTGAGATGAGAAAAGAAATGAAAAATATAACTGGGGAGTCAAAACAACCTGGAAAAATACATGTTAAACAATTTATAGAGAGCAGTCTAGTATTGATTGAAGATTAA
- a CDS encoding YaiI/YqxD family protein, with product MRIIIDADACPKAVKKICEDQAVKHGIELIMVVDEAHEIYGNFTVIKVGQGMDSVDHKIITTCIEGDIIVTQDYGLASILLQKASGVIHPKGFLYTIFNIESLMFQRHMGQKIRKAGGRTKGPKKRTGNEDKEFEKILISLLEKKTLKKQL from the coding sequence ATGAGAATAATAATAGATGCTGATGCCTGCCCAAAAGCTGTAAAGAAAATATGCGAAGATCAGGCTGTAAAACACGGCATAGAACTGATTATGGTAGTGGATGAAGCCCATGAAATATATGGAAATTTCACTGTGATAAAGGTGGGGCAGGGTATGGATTCTGTGGATCACAAAATAATAACCACCTGTATAGAGGGTGACATCATAGTTACCCAGGACTACGGACTAGCCTCTATACTTCTTCAGAAAGCTTCAGGAGTGATACACCCAAAAGGGTTTCTTTACACCATTTTCAACATCGAGTCCCTCATGTTTCAGAGGCATATGGGCCAGAAAATAAGAAAAGCCGGGGGAAGAACCAAAGGACCAAAAAAAAGAACCGGCAATGAAGACAAAGAATTTGAAAAAATACTAATCTCGCTTCTTGAAAAAAAAACTTTAAAAAAACAGCTGTAA
- a CDS encoding mechanosensitive ion channel family protein: MVLETFLELFNEKTLLNLLVRTLVFSAAVMLTLFFVKLSRKIMDRNHRLRELDPTQFTFIKHFLAGIVYFIGLLFAVYTIPSFRSLVVSIFAGSGVLAIIIGFASQQAFSNIVSGIFIAIFKPFRIGDRVKLIGKETFGVIEDITLRHTMIRTFENKRIIVPNSVISNEIIENSNIIEDKVCNHIEIGISYDSDEDRAIQIIREEAMKHPAFLDNRTFEEINAGDPPVNVKVVGFGDSSVNLKAWVWSNDSSSGFVMKCDLNKSIKQRFDSEGVEIPFPYRTIVFKKGEEQDKNTGESET; this comes from the coding sequence ATGGTCCTTGAGACATTTTTGGAATTATTCAATGAAAAAACACTTTTAAATTTGCTCGTTAGAACTCTCGTATTTTCAGCTGCGGTAATGCTGACTCTATTTTTTGTGAAACTTTCTAGGAAGATAATGGACCGCAACCATAGACTCAGGGAGCTTGACCCCACACAGTTTACTTTTATAAAACATTTTTTGGCAGGAATAGTTTATTTTATCGGTCTACTGTTTGCAGTCTATACCATACCTTCATTCAGAAGTTTAGTGGTTTCAATCTTTGCAGGTTCCGGTGTCCTTGCCATTATTATCGGTTTTGCCTCTCAGCAGGCCTTTTCAAACATTGTAAGTGGCATCTTTATAGCTATCTTCAAACCCTTTAGGATAGGAGACAGGGTAAAACTAATCGGTAAAGAAACCTTTGGAGTGATAGAGGATATCACCCTCAGACACACTATGATAAGAACATTTGAAAACAAAAGGATAATAGTTCCAAATTCTGTTATAAGTAATGAAATTATAGAAAACTCCAATATTATAGAAGATAAGGTGTGCAATCACATAGAAATAGGTATTAGTTATGACTCTGACGAAGACAGGGCCATCCAAATAATAAGAGAAGAAGCTATGAAACATCCAGCGTTTCTAGATAACAGAACTTTTGAAGAGATAAATGCAGGGGACCCCCCTGTGAATGTAAAAGTCGTGGGATTCGGAGACTCTTCCGTTAACCTGAAGGCTTGGGTGTGGTCCAATGACAGTTCATCTGGGTTTGTAATGAAATGTGACCTGAATAAAAGCATAAAGCAGAGATTTGATAGTGAGGGAGTAGAGATTCCTTTCCCTTACAGGACTATTGTATTTAAGAAGGGGGAAGAACAGGATAAAAATACCGGCGAAAGTGAGACATAA
- a CDS encoding cation:proton antiporter, which produces MHYLNENNILLFLIQLFIILSLSKYFGILLKKIRQPTVTADILIGVFLGPTILGKLFPAFQLKLFPADAIQQNMIETVGWLGLFLLLMTTGLEINFSNVWKQKKDALKISLFDIVIPIIVSVFPILLLPDKYLISPENRLTFSFFVATIMTISAMPVAIRGLHELNILKSDTGFLIVSALTINDVIGWIIFTIILSVFTQESLQIDKIAYIIIYTLLFVYIALFHVKKILNTFLFKISKQRIETTAEALSVVVLLGIAFGIITMKIGIHSLFGFFIAGILAGESKYFSQKSRTSIEQIVYAVFAPIFFVNIGLKIDFLENFNIFLAIMITTIGIFGRFLGAWTGSFFSKKSRNDRLIISVAHVPGGEMHIVVSLLALEYGLISKEIFIAIVFGAIFSSIIMGPWLAFLIKRFKDISLKEFFSKKLIIQDLDASTPTEAIEKIAAVIAFNKKIDLELIKAEVLSRENMSNTSIEEGIALPHARLDIIDKPVITFAFSKEGIYWNSPDGKKSRFIFLILTPKDDNIIQLKIIRELITMIKNREIQNSLSVQNTSDSMYKILLKNS; this is translated from the coding sequence ATGCACTATCTAAATGAAAACAATATACTGTTATTTCTTATACAGCTTTTTATCATCTTGTCTTTGTCAAAATACTTTGGAATCTTATTAAAGAAGATAAGGCAACCTACTGTGACCGCAGATATCCTCATTGGTGTATTTCTAGGGCCCACTATCTTAGGAAAATTGTTCCCAGCATTCCAGTTAAAACTTTTTCCAGCAGATGCGATACAGCAAAACATGATAGAAACAGTAGGATGGCTTGGTTTATTTCTTTTATTGATGACTACAGGTTTAGAGATCAATTTTTCCAACGTATGGAAACAAAAAAAAGATGCCCTAAAAATATCCCTTTTCGATATTGTGATTCCTATAATAGTTTCTGTTTTTCCCATACTACTTTTACCTGACAAGTATTTGATCAGCCCTGAAAATAGACTGACATTCTCCTTTTTTGTAGCTACAATAATGACCATTAGTGCTATGCCTGTGGCAATAAGGGGCCTCCACGAATTGAATATTTTAAAAAGTGATACCGGCTTCCTCATCGTCTCAGCTTTGACTATAAACGATGTTATCGGATGGATAATCTTTACAATTATATTATCTGTTTTTACTCAGGAAAGCCTTCAAATAGATAAAATAGCATATATCATAATTTACACTTTGCTTTTTGTTTACATAGCCCTGTTCCATGTAAAGAAGATCTTAAATACCTTTCTTTTTAAAATAAGTAAACAAAGAATCGAAACCACCGCTGAGGCCCTCAGTGTGGTTGTACTTTTGGGAATAGCTTTTGGAATCATAACTATGAAAATAGGAATACACTCACTTTTTGGATTTTTCATAGCCGGAATCCTAGCAGGGGAGTCAAAATATTTTTCCCAAAAATCTAGAACCTCTATAGAGCAGATAGTTTACGCTGTTTTCGCCCCTATATTTTTTGTTAATATCGGCTTGAAAATTGATTTCCTTGAAAACTTCAATATTTTTCTGGCTATCATGATAACTACAATCGGAATTTTCGGAAGGTTTTTGGGAGCATGGACTGGATCCTTTTTTTCTAAAAAATCAAGAAATGACAGACTCATAATAAGTGTCGCCCATGTCCCAGGGGGTGAGATGCATATAGTAGTAAGTCTTTTAGCGCTAGAGTACGGATTGATCTCAAAAGAGATTTTTATAGCTATCGTTTTCGGAGCCATTTTTTCATCTATTATCATGGGGCCGTGGCTTGCATTCTTAATAAAAAGATTCAAGGATATATCTTTGAAAGAATTTTTCTCTAAAAAACTGATCATCCAGGACCTAGATGCATCCACTCCTACTGAAGCTATTGAAAAAATAGCCGCTGTGATCGCTTTTAATAAAAAAATCGACCTTGAACTAATAAAAGCAGAGGTGCTCAGCAGAGAAAACATGAGCAACACCTCTATAGAAGAGGGGATAGCTCTGCCCCATGCCAGGCTAGATATTATAGATAAACCAGTTATCACCTTTGCGTTTTCTAAAGAGGGTATATACTGGAACTCTCCAGATGGAAAAAAATCAAGATTTATATTTTTGATTTTGACCCCAAAGGACGATAATATTATCCAGCTTAAAATCATAAGGGAACTGATCACTATGATAAAAAACAGAGAGATCCAAAACAGCCTCTCTGTTCAAAATACCAGTGATTCTATGTACAAGATTTTATTGAAAAACTCATAA
- a CDS encoding mechanosensitive ion channel, with the protein MSDFKNMFQFTLSSQLLTIVGVILIVVVGLIIASFIAKKVGSLISKSKFIQGKISEDKKEQSQVFFSIIVKAIYYLIVIFIIIAAAEKLGLGKFTEPLTGFLNSIFLYMPNILGGVFLLIITLIFAKLGKFFTVKVFDKIELDKKLKVGEGTSVTKILGDVVYLIIFLIFLPGVLSALKLGGILEPVTNMLSKLLEQLPNILAAGIFLVLGWFIAYKIRDILTGILESFNLDERLKIDEKKVFEGNLSKIIANIVYILILIPVITASLGYIGLQHITAPVVLMIEVIFSYLPRIAGVVIILLVATFFAKLIEGIITSLLKGLHFDSHLERTGLKVKEDSCSKLVGKAVKITIIYLAVIQSIDILEFTVLKDLSSSLTVLLGKIFLGVLIIVIGVYISTFTSDIIKRSEIKSKDCLAALSKASIIIFVGAMGLRQMGIANEIINMAFGFTIGAIAIALAIAFGIGGRDMAARKLDELDHKWKEKDEQ; encoded by the coding sequence ATGTCTGATTTCAAAAATATGTTTCAATTTACTCTATCTAGTCAGTTACTTACAATTGTCGGAGTAATTCTGATAGTTGTCGTCGGTCTCATTATTGCTTCATTTATCGCCAAAAAAGTAGGTTCTCTTATTAGCAAATCAAAGTTTATACAGGGAAAAATTTCTGAAGATAAGAAAGAACAATCACAGGTCTTCTTTAGTATCATTGTAAAGGCCATCTATTATCTAATTGTAATTTTCATCATAATTGCCGCAGCCGAGAAACTGGGATTGGGTAAATTTACGGAACCTCTCACAGGTTTCCTGAATTCTATCTTCCTGTACATGCCTAATATCCTAGGCGGAGTTTTCCTGCTTATTATCACCCTGATATTTGCAAAGTTAGGAAAATTCTTCACAGTAAAAGTTTTTGACAAGATAGAACTAGACAAAAAGCTCAAAGTGGGAGAGGGTACATCTGTAACAAAAATTTTAGGTGACGTTGTATACCTCATTATATTTCTAATATTTTTACCAGGTGTCCTTTCGGCACTAAAACTAGGCGGAATTTTAGAACCTGTCACCAATATGCTGAGCAAGCTCCTTGAACAGCTTCCAAATATCCTTGCAGCCGGAATTTTCCTAGTGCTTGGTTGGTTTATCGCCTATAAGATAAGAGATATCCTCACCGGAATCTTAGAATCTTTCAATTTAGATGAACGATTAAAAATAGACGAGAAAAAGGTATTTGAAGGAAATTTAAGTAAAATTATAGCAAATATAGTATATATTCTAATCTTAATACCTGTTATAACAGCATCTCTTGGTTATATCGGCTTACAACACATAACAGCACCTGTGGTATTGATGATAGAGGTAATATTCAGTTATCTTCCTAGAATTGCCGGAGTTGTAATCATTCTTCTTGTGGCTACTTTCTTTGCAAAACTCATAGAGGGAATAATTACAAGCCTTCTTAAAGGACTTCATTTTGATTCACACCTAGAGAGGACCGGTCTTAAAGTAAAAGAAGACTCCTGCTCGAAACTAGTAGGAAAAGCTGTAAAAATAACCATCATCTATCTTGCTGTTATACAGTCCATAGATATACTTGAATTCACCGTGCTAAAAGACCTCAGCAGCAGTCTCACCGTCCTTTTAGGAAAAATATTCCTAGGAGTACTGATAATCGTCATAGGTGTATATATCTCCACCTTTACTTCTGATATTATCAAAAGATCAGAAATAAAAAGCAAAGACTGTCTTGCGGCTCTTTCAAAAGCTTCTATTATCATATTTGTCGGAGCTATGGGACTTAGACAGATGGGAATTGCAAATGAGATCATCAACATGGCCTTCGGATTCACCATAGGGGCCATTGCAATCGCTCTAGCTATCGCCTTCGGTATAGGGGGTAGAGATATGGCTGCTAGGAAACTAGACGAATTAGATCATAAGTGGAAAGAAAAAGATGAACAGTAA
- a CDS encoding peptidylprolyl isomerase, which yields MKIEESKVVVLDFILTDEDENILEDTKEVGPFAYIQGIGDFIPKIEEILEGKTEGFQSKIIVSPEEGYGEYDEELISEMSKEDFSEFEDIYEGLDFQAETDEGLMEFVIKSIEDDVVLVDGNHPFAGKNLTFDLKVTEVRDASEEELEHGHVHF from the coding sequence ATGAAAATAGAAGAGAGCAAAGTTGTAGTTTTGGATTTTATTCTTACTGACGAAGATGAAAATATACTAGAAGACACAAAAGAGGTTGGACCTTTTGCATATATTCAGGGCATTGGAGATTTCATTCCTAAGATAGAGGAGATCTTAGAAGGAAAAACTGAAGGGTTCCAATCAAAAATAATCGTGTCTCCTGAAGAGGGATATGGTGAATATGATGAAGAACTTATATCTGAAATGTCAAAGGAAGATTTTTCAGAATTTGAAGATATTTATGAGGGGCTAGATTTCCAGGCTGAGACAGATGAAGGACTTATGGAATTCGTTATAAAATCAATCGAAGATGACGTTGTTCTAGTAGACGGAAACCACCCTTTCGCAGGTAAAAATCTTACATTTGACCTTAAAGTAACTGAGGTAAGAGACGCTTCAGAAGAGGAATTAGAGCACGGTCACGTTCACTTCTAA
- a CDS encoding HAD family hydrolase yields the protein MTAAFFDIDGTIYRNSLLIEHFKKLIKYELLNIQMYEDRIKNSFKQWDERTGDYDKYLMGLADTYVEAIKGISLKYNDFVSDQVMDLKGNRVYTYTRNMIKFHKEKGDKVIFISGSPDFLVSRMAEKWDADDYCGTKYFAEDGKFSGEISPMWDSENKIKAIDYFREKYDLNLDECFAYGDTKGDLSMLKIVGNPRAVNPSKELFKEIKSDKSLKEKTQIIIERKDIVYRVSADVEIL from the coding sequence ATGACAGCAGCATTTTTTGATATTGATGGTACCATATACAGAAATTCTCTCCTTATTGAGCATTTTAAGAAACTCATAAAATATGAACTCTTGAATATTCAGATGTATGAGGACAGGATAAAAAACAGTTTTAAGCAGTGGGACGAAAGAACAGGTGACTATGACAAGTATCTCATGGGACTTGCAGATACCTATGTAGAAGCTATAAAGGGAATATCTTTAAAATATAATGACTTTGTGTCAGACCAGGTTATGGACTTAAAGGGAAACAGGGTATATACTTACACGAGAAATATGATCAAATTTCATAAGGAAAAAGGGGATAAGGTGATATTCATATCTGGAAGCCCGGACTTTCTGGTGTCTAGAATGGCTGAAAAATGGGATGCCGATGACTACTGCGGGACAAAATATTTTGCAGAGGATGGCAAATTTTCAGGAGAGATATCTCCTATGTGGGATTCTGAAAATAAGATAAAGGCCATAGATTATTTTAGGGAAAAATATGATCTGAATCTAGATGAGTGTTTTGCCTACGGAGATACCAAAGGTGATCTCAGCATGCTTAAAATAGTTGGGAATCCTAGGGCTGTAAATCCATCTAAGGAATTATTTAAAGAGATCAAATCTGATAAAAGTCTAAAGGAAAAAACCCAGATAATAATCGAAAGAAAGGATATAGTCTACAGAGTATCTGCAGACGTGGAAATTTTGTAA
- a CDS encoding heavy metal-associated domain-containing protein has product MKRIIIEGMMCNHCVNAVSKVLKGIEGISEVRVSLEEKEAVV; this is encoded by the coding sequence ATGAAGAGAATAATAATAGAGGGAATGATGTGTAATCACTGTGTAAATGCTGTGAGCAAGGTTTTAAAGGGTATAGAGGGTATAAGTGAGGTAAGGGTGAGTTTAGAAGAGAAAGAAGCTGTGGTATAA
- a CDS encoding SoxR reducing system RseC family protein, which translates to MQKEGIIVKIEDNTAYVNVKPAHKGGCGSCGKCKVKKDEFVVEVDLPDFPVDSGDRVLLEMEDSSVYSVGLFLYVVPPLFMILGYLTAQFFGAGEELGIFISFLFLIAAFYLIRYFDMSRGKKLIKNNMKIIKRI; encoded by the coding sequence ATGCAAAAAGAAGGAATAATAGTAAAGATAGAAGACAATACAGCCTATGTAAACGTAAAGCCAGCTCACAAAGGCGGGTGCGGAAGCTGTGGAAAATGCAAGGTGAAGAAAGATGAATTTGTTGTAGAGGTTGATCTTCCTGATTTTCCTGTTGATTCTGGAGACAGGGTTTTGCTGGAGATGGAGGATAGCTCTGTGTATTCTGTAGGACTTTTTCTTTACGTTGTGCCTCCGCTTTTTATGATATTAGGATATCTCACAGCACAATTTTTTGGTGCAGGAGAGGAGCTCGGAATATTTATAAGTTTTCTTTTCTTGATAGCTGCCTTTTATTTAATAAGATACTTTGATATGAGCAGAGGAAAAAAACTTATAAAAAATAATATGAAAATAATAAAGAGAATATAA
- a CDS encoding S1-like domain-containing RNA-binding protein — translation MIKIGKRQKMRVNNIASIGAYMDAETDNPKDNILLPNNEIENIEVEPGDYLDVFIYRDSEDRLIATLRKTYAVVGALSKLEVVDITEIGAFLDWGLNKDILLPRGQEEGKLKLGNKYLVGLYEDKKGRLSATMQIYKFLMPCSDYKANDLVSATVYRIQKDIGVFVAVDDRYFGLIPKSECYEEYEVGQELELRVIRVREDGKLDLSPRALLHQQMDKDAEKLIEKMKLYRNTFPLNDKSSPEKIEKMLGMSKKAFKRAMGSLLKNGLVTKTEDGFKVK, via the coding sequence ATGATAAAAATAGGAAAAAGACAAAAGATGAGAGTAAACAACATTGCAAGTATCGGTGCTTATATGGACGCTGAGACAGACAATCCTAAAGATAATATCCTTTTACCTAATAATGAGATTGAGAATATAGAGGTAGAGCCTGGAGACTACCTAGATGTATTTATCTACCGCGATTCTGAGGACAGGCTTATAGCCACACTTAGAAAAACCTATGCAGTTGTGGGAGCACTTTCAAAACTAGAAGTTGTAGACATAACTGAAATAGGAGCTTTTTTAGACTGGGGTCTCAATAAAGATATCCTACTTCCTAGAGGTCAGGAAGAGGGAAAATTAAAATTAGGAAATAAGTATCTCGTGGGTCTATACGAAGACAAAAAAGGAAGACTTTCTGCTACTATGCAGATTTATAAATTCCTTATGCCCTGCAGCGACTACAAGGCAAATGACCTTGTTTCAGCTACAGTCTACAGAATTCAAAAAGATATAGGGGTTTTTGTTGCGGTAGACGACAGATATTTCGGACTTATTCCAAAAAGTGAATGCTATGAAGAATATGAAGTTGGACAGGAATTAGAACTAAGAGTGATTAGAGTAAGAGAAGATGGTAAACTTGATCTTAGCCCTAGGGCACTCTTGCACCAGCAGATGGACAAAGATGCGGAAAAGCTTATTGAAAAAATGAAACTCTACAGAAATACCTTTCCGTTAAACGACAAAAGTTCACCGGAAAAAATCGAAAAAATGCTCGGCATGAGTAAAAAGGCCTTTAAAAGAGCCATGGGAAGTCTTCTGAAAAATGGTCTGGTAACAAAAACAGAAGATGGTTTTAAAGTAAAGTAA